From the genome of Anopheles funestus chromosome 2RL, idAnoFuneDA-416_04, whole genome shotgun sequence:
TTGGTGTCCCTTTGCACATATGCTTTCCTGCAAATGCTATCTCAATAAAGGTTTGGCGTGTTATcgcagaaaacaataaaatattatctaAACCCTGCTCTTTGTTGATAACTTTATGTCAACATTATGGTCTAAAACTTTAGCATATCTCTGTGTATGCTGCATGCGAATCCCCACAGTGCTCTTCCGGATCATTCCCGTCCCGGTGAGACATTTTCCTCTGTCCGGTATATGCTCCTCAGAATCTCCGGAAATGTCGATATTGTTTTTGGCCTATAACAAACACCACAAACAGGTGCCTCCGTATCGGAGAAAATCCACTATACATGCGATTAGTCACCGATATCTGGATCGTGATAATGGGGCACGGTTTGATTTCGGGGCCTAGTGACTGGATGCTTTATAACCCCAAAAGGGTAGATAAGGTGCGCTAATATCGCCAAAAATTTAACCACTTGCCATTTCCGCCGGTGGAACAGTTGATTGATTGTCGTCTTTCGCGAAGGTTGCTGCTTTTGGGCACGGAATTTAGTTGCCAAATTAGTAGCGAACCTTGGTTGTGtctctgcgtgtgtgtgtgtatacaaCCGGAAGTTGACCATTGTTTACATTGTGAGTAAATTAAGGACATTGTGCAATACCGCTGACTTGCGTTCTgtgaagatttgttttctcttttcgaATTAAATGTTAGTCACTCAAGCGATCTTGCACAAGCATATGTTAGAAACCGTTCTTCTTTCCCATCATTACCAGAGGGAATCAATCGTTATCATTTCTATCCGATATTGAACATTGGCAAACTTTACTTCATTGGCCAACGATAACGATCGTGACGCGGTGCGCGCATTGGAGACGGAAGCCACACTAGCGCACCTTGTGGGTGTCCCCAAGCAGCTATTCCCACCGTCACACAAAAccacttctctctctctctctgttcggGACTAAAATCGATAAAATGTGCGCTAGCGACTATTCCCGGTGCTTCCGTTTGTCTATTTTAGCACGAAGTGCAAGTGCATACAGTACCAGGGTCACGCTAGCAGTGTAAGAGACGGGAAGAAGCCAGTACTGTCTTCCAGAGCATGACTGGAAGCACGTGCTGTTGGTGCAGATTGCTCGTCCACGTTAAAGTAACGTCATTGCCAGGCACGCCGGATGGATTGTTTCGGCGACTCAAACGATAGTAGCAACACGTGATATTGGCCACTGCTAGCTGTGCATGTGTATAGGCTTTTGgtgagattttatttttgtccgAGTGCCACGACACAGCCACTACAACGGTTGCAGTATCGTACAATTTACATTGCCTGACGGCCAGTCCTCGGGCGTAAGTCGCGCGATGGACTTGAGTAGCTTCAACTGCTAGCCTAGTATCCAGCGCTGTATACAGTTGGGACAGTGCTAGTGCAGTGTGTGGATTGATTAGATTTTCGCGTTTCGCGTACATCTCGCAGCAAAAACGTACCCtgttcgtgtttgtgtgtgtgcgtatctTGCCAATCGTTATGCTTGATATTAAATTAACCAATTGAGAGGCGCGAGATCCCTCGATCGAGACAGCAGCAAAGGGAAGATTATTGGGGATGGTCTGATCCGAGTGAGTGAATCCACGGCCAGGCGTGCTCATTGTTTCTGTGGGCGTGTAGTTGAACGTGCCAAATCCGGGGACACACATTACAGTCCCATCCTGGCCAGTGGCGAAAGATGCAGCGAATGGCGATCCTCGCTTATCGCAAGAATCTCATTGTCAACCTTTGTTTCGCCATTtgttggtttcttttcacgtGCGCCAGGTTCTCCAAGGCGGTCAACCTGAAGCCGAACCCCAGACAGTGGTCTGCGAGATGGACTATTGTGCAGCGGTCAATATATGGTAGCAGACAGCTTCAGCAGCAGCCGAATACATCCGCGACAAATCACCACAATCATCAcaaccaccatcaccaacatcagcagcagttcCACCATCAGTCGACGACAGGTAAATCCCGTAGCAAAGTTTACAGAAAGTGGAGTTGGAAGGCCGGTGCAGGTTGGACTATATTATCGGTTTTGGATTGGTGGTTACTAGCGGCCGGCGGTTGGTTGACTTGGCGCGGTGTATTTCTTCGTTGGACACCCATCGGTATCTGTATGGTGGTGGCAGCAAAGTGGCACCTTCACAATCGTGAACTCGATAAGAAGGGCCTACCGCGAACCGCCGCAAAATGGCAGGTAAGTGGAACCGAGCGAGACCAGCAAGCCGGAAACCCGTACCACGTTAACGAACGCTTCTGTAACGCAGGCGAAAATGTACTGTTCGCTGCCACTGCGGGTCATGAGCCGGTGCTGGGGATGGATGGCCGATCGAAAGGTTCCAAAACCCGTACGTCCCATGATCTATGGTCTCTACTCGACAACGTTCGGTGTAAAGATGGAGGAAGCCGCAGCAGATAACTTCAAGTAAGTACATTCGCTTGTGGGAATTTGGTGTTGTTTCGTTACCCAAAGATACTCCAAACTGTTATCCGTTCGACGTAACGATACGTTCAACTTGaaagtaaattttttctgCTCCATGTTACCGTTGTTTAGTACAAAATGCAGATAAAGTATTATTACAATTAGAACAAGAGaaggtaatgtttttttttctgtttgataTAAGCACCACTAATCATGAACAGTCTGTAGAAAGACGACTTTTTATAAATGatttctctctatttctcaTCTTTgtgttgattgtgtgtgtgtgattgtttcCGGTGCCGGTGGGTCTACTGGGTCTTTATGCAAGGAATGCGTAATAAATATTCTTTCCTTAATATGCTTTTGGATGCTTTCTAATTGGCTTCTCTGTAGAGATGTTTCAGTTGTGCTTAATCTACCACTGTTTCATTGCATACACGTTTCTACTTGCTTTCATCGATCTTTTTTACGATCATCTGTTAATGCATCTTTTTTTGGCGTCACTTTTTATGTAAATTCTTTCCGTAAATGTTTTTCCCTATTTCCATTCTCTACTGCAAAACAAACTTATCTTTGCCTTTACTTTAATCCACTTTTCCGTCAACACAGAGAGTATCGTAGCTTAGGAGAATTTTTCACCCGCCCGCTCAAGGAAGACGCTCGTCCCTTGGATCCTAAAACCAGCTTTGTGTCACCATGTGATGGTAGAATTCTCCACTTCGGTACTGCCAGTACTAGTCAAATCGAGCAGGTATGGcataaaacaaatccaattCAAAAATTGAGCTACAATAGCCATTCATTTGTCTTCTAGGTAAAAGGAGTGTCATACAGCTTAGAGGCGTTCCTAGGACCTCCGACGTGGACCAAAAAGGATGCCCCGGAGATGGTggaaaaggtgaagaaaaaatcttCACCCGACAGTGTACTGTATCAGTGCGTCATCTACCTAGCACCGGGAGATTACCATCGATTCCACTCGCCCACGTTATGGAAACCGGAACTGCGAAGACACTTTTCCGGTGAACTGTTGTCCGTGAGTCCGAAAATTGCGGGCTGGATTCCGGGATTGTTTTGTCTCAACGAAAGGGCGGTCTACATTGGTAAATGGAAACATGGGTTCTTCAGTTACACCGCTGTCGGTAAGTAGAAAAggcgttttggttttttcttacACCCGGATCTAAACTGTCACTGACCAACAATTAGCCCTAGCCTTGCTTATCACCTTTGCCGAAAGTTCAGTGAGAAGCCATCTCGCAGCCGGTAAGGTGTGGGAAAGAAGATGATAATGAATTCAACTACCGCAACTACCGATGCTGTAATCATTATCAACTGTTTCGTCTTACCGGGATCCGGGACGCTTTTTTCTTATGGCACGAGAGCTTCTCAGTcgtacgatcgtacgatcgctgATACTTTTCGAACGATGAATGAAACTTGATAAGCAGCAATCGAGAGTGGTTGAGGTCTTGGGTTAGCGTGGCGTGAGAACCAAAGATCCGGGTCGTGGGATAGAGTTGCACTCGCTCACGTTTTCTTCCCTTTGCATCCGTTGCTTTCAGGAGCTACCAATGTTGGCTCGGTGGAGATTTTTATGGACGAAAAGCTGAAAACGAACAAATGGGTCGGATTAGCCTGCGGTAGTCACAAGAAGAAGGAGTACGACGAGCTGGAAATGCCTAATGATAAGTACCTGGACAAGGGCGAACTGGTGGGTCAGTTCCGGATGGGAAGCACCATTGTGTTAATCTTCGAAGCGCCTAAAGAATTTAAGTAAGTGTTCTAGCTAATACAGCAACACCATTTATGGTTGATGAACTAATCGTTCTCTAATTGTTTGCAGATTCAATCTGTTTCCTGGTCAACGTGTGAAAGTCGGAGAGCGGTTAGGGACGTTCGAAGGTACAGAAGAAACGACGGAAGATCCAGCAGAAGTGAAACGCGCGATCGAATCTTTGGACGATACGGAACCGACAAGTTTGTAAAAAGTATTCACCGATCGCTTCCAGATGCTTGTTACAGCCGGCGCGTCTCAGTGTAGTGTCTCAGGATAGAAATAGTTTAAGTTAATAATACCTATTCCTTTACCGTTTATCTAATAACCATACCTAAGCAAGCCTAAGTACAACAGCGCGTCGACGTGAACGTTGTTTGCGGTTGTTAATTGTAGTGGTGTGCTAAGTTAACGTGCAGATTCGTATCAGTCTATCGGTAAAACATTTGTTCAAATAGTTGCCGTCACAAGAGTACAAGCGGCGACCCATGCACGACGCATACATTTTTCCATCACTAGGAACAGGTGCGTAGCGATTGTGGCAAATACCGTAAGAGTAGTGCATATTGTACACGATTGGATTGTTTCATGCGATTTCATGCACGACTTCCGTCATGAAGATTGAACTACTGCATAGATGGATTGCAAAAACCCGTGGTATAACACCGGTGTAAAGACTTGTAGATTTAACGAACTGCTGCAACAAGGAGTGTTAGGGTATGGTGATTTTGCACGATCGTGATTTTAATGTGATCCCAATACCGTTAACAATCGCGCGCATGATTGTTACACGAGCTATTACTGTCACACGCGTTTTACATGACACCTAACCAGTTGTATAAAGGAAACCCCCCACTGTTGACCTCAATTACCAAACGGGTTCGGAGTCGAACTTTATGTATAGGTGATTTTTAATTACTAGCAATATACAACCGTCAAACAAACCCTTGTTAGCTAAACGAATTGTTCCTGCCGAAGTGTTTCATTtgaagaatatatttttatgttaatattACCATTGGTGATTGttggttttctttccatttcgtaTATCCCTGTGTATTTCGTCGTGCGTGTATTATTCGCATTTCTGTATTGATCCGTTCATATCGGTTAAGATCACTGCTTTGGGGTGGTATACCTTTCCGTTTACCAGAATCCTTCATCTTTACCAAACACTTGTTGCATTCCATCTTTTTCACGTGCCGGAGGAGGTACCACTTCGAACTGTATGTTGTACTGTTGATCTAGTCCTAAGTAGCCATCGGAAAGCAGGTACACTGTGTATATACAACGTCCTGCGTTGGAGTAGAGAATAAAAATAGGTAACTttgtagagaaaatgtaagtcACTTAAACTTACCAACACGCGAGGGGGCATAAAAGCACAATTGATGAGTGCTACGATTGCTGCGGTACACGCATCGTTTCAGGGCTACCAGTTCTCCATCCGCTTGATGACCCAACGTTAGGAACCATCCCTCATCTTTACCCTTCGGGAACTTGGGACAATTGATGTGGAGCGTTTCAAACGATCCCAGTCTTATGAGCTGCACGCAAACCACGTACTCTTGATCGGCATACAGTTCCATCCATTGATCGCGGGTCGTAGGTTGCTGAACGGGCCGGCTCACATCACCCTCCTTGCCGTACGGTCCGCGCATCGATATCTGAACATTCAGTAAGGGCAGCTCACTTATCACCTTGTAAATCTGCTCAATTTCCGGTTCGTCAAACTCCTGCCGTAGCGTTGCAGCTAGGATTTCGTATTTCCGgtgacatttttctttcaacccCGGAAGCGTAAGGAATGGTAAGCTAATCGAAACGAAAGATAAAATAACAATATCACCATCAAAACAATCTCCAACAGTTGCAAATTTGCTTACTCTGTTTTTATCTGATTGAAGATATCCGCATTATGCGCTTCTACGTTCGGGAGCGTCATAACGATAGGATCGTCTAGCCAGCGTGCCTGGATTATGCACTGCATCAGCAGTTGTATTCGCAGCGTTGTTGCAAGCCAACCACTTTCCGCGCTGATATCGATCATGGCCTAAAAATGCATGAgaacggaaatgaaataatcaCACCTGCGATAACTTTAAATCTATCAAATTATTATTCCACCACCATTCTGAAATGGAACGAATGATAACGTACCTGAAGAATACGTATTGATTGATCGAGCACCGATTTTGTGTCCGTACCGTAATCGGAATTTGGTAAGGGAAGCCGCGATAAGTGAGCCTGTAAGAGCAGGAATACCTTGGTGTGCGGATTGTCGACAGATAGCGGATCCACCTTCAGTGGACATAGTTTCGCTAAGTCACTGCAAATAGAAGTAAACAAAGAAACGAAATAAGTGATCATTAGGTGCACTGAAGATGCATGTCATTTGTGAACGTACGCATTATACAAATCTTCATTATGGCGAACAGGATGTTCTTCGAATTCCGCTGCGTCTGCCATCGCTCGTAGCAGCTCTTCCATGCTCATATCGTACCGGAGCGTATCAGCAAAGTGACGCATGGTGATGTGCGATAGATAGTAGTAGGAAGATATGCGCCCCATAGATGTGGCAATGAGTGATCTGTTATCTTCCTCCACAATCACACATCCGGCCCGAATAAGCTTATCGAGCACGGTTTCGATTAGCTCCGAAAGGAAGTAATTTACATTGTCCATTTCCGTAGTTTCCAACCCGTAGTAGGTGGGATTGCGTAGCAATCGGCGATAAAAGTACGTCCAGGTAAGATAATCCAAGATGCTTTGTTTCGTTCGTAATGTTCCCGCCACTATTTCCGCGTTGATGTGATCCGGCAGCACGGTAAGTAGGCTGGATTCTACCGGAAATGGATCGTACAGGaactttttgtaaaagttttttCTCGTGTCCTGCACGTACACGCAGGCAATACCCTCGTTGCCGAATTGCGGTCGTCCTGCACGGCCCATCATCTGCAGGACGTCTGTGATCGGCATATCTACGTATCGTTTCAGTTTGCCATCATAAAACTCCGTTCCTTTGATGATCACTAAATGGGCGGGAAGGTTGACGCCCCACGCTAATGTGGCCGTTGCAATAAGGATCTGAATTTTTCTGTTCAAAAACAGCTCCTCAGCCGTCTTCCGGTCGCGCTCGTGTAATCCAGCATGATGCATCCCGATACCAAACGCTAACGTTAGCCGAAGGTTACTGTCGCGAACGTTTTGCAGAATTTGCTCCATTTCTTCTTCAGACGTGTGTAGGAACTGTTTGGAATTGTCTTCACTTGCAAGAAACGTGATCAAATCTAGCGCCGTAAGACGAGTTTGTCTGCGAGACGCCACAAATATAAGCACCGGAGTGCATGGTGAATATTGCCGGATGGCCTGAAAAGCTGGCCGATTCATGGTGGCCATACGCGGGCAGTAATGCCTTCCCGGGAATCCCTGTATGTGTACCGACAGTGGTACCGGTCGGACGGACGGTTTAAAGTTATACAATCCCATCGTATCGATTCCGAGCCAGTTTGCCAGATCTCGTGCGTTTGCTAGAGCTGTGGAAAGTCCAACGATCCGaaccgtttgttccgtgtgcGATGAAATGAAGTTCATTCGGGACACGATCACCTCCAGCACTGGACCACGATCTTCGCCCAAAAGATGAATTTCGTCAATCACGATCAGCGCAACGTCACGCACATAATCACGCGTTTGCCACGATCGACTAATACCATCCCATTTTTCTGGCGTGGTAATGATTACCGTCGATTCCTTAATCGCTCGTACGTCCGGTGTAACATCCCCGGTCAGTTCTACCACCTTTTTGCCCAACTTTTGTTCGATCCGCACTTTCCAATCATCCATTCGTTCCTTTACTAGCGCCTTCAGTGGTGCGATGTAAACTACCTTGCCAGTGGGAAGCAACCGAAACACGCGGAACATTGCCATTTCGGCAGCGATTGTTTTACCCGATCCGGTCGGTGCTCCGAGCAGTACGTTGTTGTCCGTGTGGTAAAGACAGTGGAAGATCTGCGTTTGAATGGGATTGTAGTGGGTGAAGCTGTACAATGATTCATACTTTCGATTATTTAACACCGTCACAGGCAGCGGTTGCAGGGGCAAGAGCTCCGTATGCGGCGGATGTACTTCCGGTAGGATGAGGTGCTTGAAGGAAAGTGGTACCAGATTGTTACTACCTAGCCACGTGTCACTGGCAACCCGTATATAGTACTGGGGAGGCAAGGGATCTTTCAAGGGGATGGTCATAATCAGTTCCTGATCCTCCTGCCGCATGGTTTGCCGTTTCGTAATCTGGAAATACTCCGAATGATAGATATAGTTGCTTTCCGGGTCCTCTATCCATATCCAGAACGATTCTGCCGTCTTTCCGTGCACACGATCGTTCCACCGGAATGAAGCCCGTATAAAAACCCTAATACGCAGCACTGTTCTGGTGATCGGCTGAAGCGTGGCCTCTATTTCAAGCATGGGAAACTCTTCCGCACATCGTTTAACGCTCTTCGCATAGCGATGATTCCGCAAAAAGTCTCCTATCTCCTTTTCCTCCATGTCCCGGAGCGCGAGTACACTTAGGCCACGCTTCTCTATCTTGTCTACCACGTCCAACGGGAGTATATTGAACTGATACATCGGTGTTTGCGATTCCCACATTTGCTTCTCGAACATCTTGCTCACGTTTAGCATCCGTCCGGCGAGGATGGGATTGTTGGCTCGCAAAACCATCGTGAAAAGTGCCCGAGCGATTCGTATCGTGTTCTGCGTAATGTACGACATGTCAGACATCAGCGAGAACGAACGCACCATACCCTTGGACAGGTACGTCTGCATGAGGATGTTCACTTTACCGTGGATATTTTCACTACCACCACGGACTGGGACTTCACAGCAAACGTGTGTCAGATCGTCCAGTTCATCCATCTCGTCGTCTCGCACCTTTAGCTGCTGGAATTCGTGCGCGTTTGCCATCATCTGCAAAATGTCCGCGTCGGTCATGATCGGTTTCAACATTTCATTGAACACTTCCACCGTGTCGTACTTGATGTAGAAATGAGACGCGGTCCGACCAAGATCCGTTACATTCAGATCACCAGTACGATCATTGTACCGCACCATACGCGCCTTGTCTAGCGCCATCGCTGCTGTATGGATCAGCTGCCGGCGTTTATGTTCAAGCGATGGATCTTCGCGCAGTTCGTCGTAGTTCAATCCGTAGCACTGCGGATTCATTCGCATACGCACGAATAAATACGTGTAGCTCAGCCAAACGATTGCTTCGTCTACGTTGCTAATTGTTCCTAATGTCACCTCGGCATTCAGATTATCCACCAAACACTGGATAAAGTTCGACTCGATCGGGAACTGATTGGTCAGCAGCGAAAGGTAGTGGTTCAGCTTGTCGTGCGTGGTGATGATCGTACCAACGCCGCTCTTGTCGTACTGTGGACGTCCAGCTCGACCGAATATCTGCAGCACATCCAATATACCCAGATCCACGAACGTACCGTGCTTGGAGTCGTAGATTTCCGTTCCCTTGATGATGACCGCATGCGCCGGTAGGTTTACTCCCCAAGCAAGTGTCGCCGTACACACTAACACCTTAATCATCCCGTCAGCAAAGTATTTCTCGACCAAATTCCTATCTTGCCGCAGCATACCAGCATGATGCATCGCCAACCCGTTTTGAAACAGTTCTACCAGCTGTTTGTTGCGACTCTTCGATACCGTTTTAAGTGCGCTTCCGTACTCGGGATTACTATCCGGTATGAGCAGGTTAATGTGCCCCCGTTGCTGAGCAAGATCCTTGATCAATGTGGCCGTACGCACTGTGGCGTTGCGTGCATgcacaaaaaccatcacttggtGACCCTGGCGTACCATATCGATGCAACGCTCGTAACAAATCAAATCCATGTCCGAAAGCTGCTTTAGCGCATTCAGCGCTTTCACGCCTATAAAGTTTGTGCTTAGCGGAACTGGTCGGAAGCGGGaatcgaagaaaaacaatccaatCATTGGATTTACACGTAAAAACCGTGCCACGTCAATGTAGTTGGGAAGTGTGGCCGACAAACCGACGATTCGTATCATGCTTTGGGAAGATTCCACTAACCGAAGCGTTCTAGCCACGAGCGCCTCCACCACAGGTCCACGCTCGCCGTGCAACAGATGCACCTCGTCGATGATGAGCAGTTTCACCAAACTGATGAATGCTACGTCGCCGGCACCTTTGCGTGTAACAACATCCCATTTTTCGGGCGTAGTAACGATCATTTGCGTCTGCTGTAGCTCCGTCTTGGTTAGCTGCATGTCTCCGGTGAGTTCTCGCACAGAAATGCCTAAAGGTTGCAACCGTCGCCCGAAGTTTGAAGTCATTTCTGCCGCCAGTGCCTTCATCGGTGCCACATACACGATTTTGAACTGATCGCGGTGAATAACACCTTGATCAACGAATTGCCTGATCGTGTACACGATCGTCAACATGGCTACATTAGTCTTTCCCGCTCCAGTAGGGGCGCACACAAGCAAATTTTCGTTGCTATTATAGGCCGCCGGGTACACGACACTTTGAATCCGATTCAACTCTTCGCATCCCTTGAATGCGATCTGTCCAATTTCATCCAAACAGCTTATTTTGATCCTTTCGCTACCAATTGACAAAGGCGGCGGATCGGTGGCAGGAATCTTAACCTCTTCGAACAGCTTGTTATCCGTCCGTTCCACGTTCTCTGGCAGGACAATCTTGTTGCCCGCGATGAATCCAACGTGACTGCGAGCTTCGCTGTACGAATCGTACACGTTCGGATACTTCACCGGTTTAACGGCTGGTTTCGAAATTGGCAGAACGCCCTTAGCTTTGATCTTTTCCAACAGCATTTGAGGCATCTGTGCTGCGAGCATCAAACTCTTCTGATAATTCATGCGCAGTTGTTTTGGATCGATCTCCACACAGTCGCCCTTCTTGTCGACTGCCGTCTCGTTAAGAAACTTTTTCAGCTTTTTCTGCTCCTTATTAACCTGCTTGCGCATTTGCTTCTGCGATTCCGTTTGTATCGTCACCGGCATCAGATAGGACGGGGCGTGTTGCATAGCTTCCATGTTCTGTTGTATCTTTTTCATCACTTTAATTTGCTTCAGCGCTTTCACGGACTCGATAAGATGCTTACGGTTCTGTAGCATTTCCGGTATCACGTCCAAATATTCCACTCCAAGAAAGTCGAACAAATCCATTTGCAGCTCGTCATTCGTTTTAGCCGACTTAAGCAATTCCATTAGATTGTCCACCAAGTCCGGTGGAACTTGCTGGGCCAGCCAACTTCGCGTATACTTTTCCGGTTGTTGTTTAGCAACTGAGACACGGGAACATCCCGCTACCGGCTcggaagacatctgaatagcCTCGTAGTTCATCGTAAAACTTTGCGCCACCTGACTATCCAACGGATTCGCAGGAGAAAGATCCATCAGTTTGCTGTGGTCGTGTGTCTTTCGATCCAGCGACAGTTTGCATTCGATAGCATCGCCCCAACCTTCTTGGACATGGCCATTTTCGCCTATCTCTTGCTCTTCGAGATATTTCCTACATTCGGGGTTCAAGTTACTACTTATATCATAGACCaactaaaattcaaaattccaAATTACTAACTGGTTCATTAACATACAGTGATTCAGCATCATACCGTACACATTTTGTTGATTAGAGCATTTGGTACCTGtccaaacattttcttcagcTTAGACAAATGCTTCATCATGACGACTTTTTGATCTAGAAATAACCGCAGCACAAGTATAGCCGCTTCGTCGATCAATTCGGCGTTTTCTTCCGAGCCTACCATTTCTCGGCTCATTTCCCATAGGTCCCGTAGCTGTTTTGATAGAACGCCAGTCATTTTTGCATCCACATAACTATTGATGAACAGTTTTAATTCCTTCCACGAAACACCACTttgtaaaagcaaaaatactGAGGGATTAGTTTCCAACCGTGGATCAATCTGTCTACTAGTAGCTTACCTAGTAACTTCCTTCTTGCGGAACAGCTGTATGGTGGCTCGTTCCTTGGTATCAAGGGAAAGATTTCGTTGTACATCCAGGTCAGTGTTGGCTCGCATAGCCCGGGATAATCTCGGTAACTCCGTCATGTTTTTACAGCTTTGGCCTCCGGTGAAAGCAGATACTTTACGGACTATGGTTGTTATTGTGCTAGTATCTACAAAACGATGTGGCACTTCGTAAGGCCGTGTTTCCTTACACACTTTCGCGCAAAATAATACTAATGATCAACTCAATTCCAGCAGGTCGTTTTCACCCTTCTGCCCAGTATTTATTCACCGGTGCAAATATGGAATGGTTATTTCCAACCTGGCGAAATAACTAGGTTCTTCTTCCACAATTGCAAACGTTGTCGCAATAGGAGTTTGGCCTACCTACTGGGAGAACTGTCAGCCGGCTTTCATGAGAATCTGCGATTCCCAGGTAGCATAATACAGCGAAGAACCTGCGAACGTGCTCCTGGTTCATAGTGTAGAATACTAGCTACCTTTCACTCCTTTTGGAACAAAAGTAAATaccaaatataattttaactgCGCTCTCAATTTTATATATCTTCCGCTTAACGATATGTGCgattgaatacaaaaaaaaattaagaaaaatatgCAAGTTTTCCTTTGCAACGGTGCtgacaaaaaattcaaatttgaaaCGTCATTTAACagtgtttgttattgttatgattttttacGTCCAGGCCTCAGGCGCTTACCGAAAAAGTTCTGCAAAATATTCCTTCGCGAAATGGAGTCGAAA
Proteins encoded in this window:
- the LOC125761530 gene encoding phosphatidylserine decarboxylase proenzyme, mitochondrial isoform X1, which translates into the protein MAVFMPKYRLFSKAVNLKPNPRQWSARWTIVQRSIYGSRQLQQQPNTSATNHHNHHNHHHQHQQQFHHQSTTGKSRSKVYRKWSWKAGAGWTILSVLDWWLLAAGGWLTWRGVFLRWTPIGICMVVAAKWHLHNRELDKKGLPRTAAKWQAKMYCSLPLRVMSRCWGWMADRKVPKPVRPMIYGLYSTTFGVKMEEAAADNFKEYRSLGEFFTRPLKEDARPLDPKTSFVSPCDGRILHFGTASTSQIEQVKGVSYSLEAFLGPPTWTKKDAPEMVEKVKKKSSPDSVLYQCVIYLAPGDYHRFHSPTLWKPELRRHFSGELLSVSPKIAGWIPGLFCLNERAVYIGKWKHGFFSYTAVGATNVGSVEIFMDEKLKTNKWVGLACGSHKKKEYDELEMPNDKYLDKGELVGQFRMGSTIVLIFEAPKEFKFNLFPGQRVKVGERLGTFEGTEETTEDPAEVKRAIESLDDTEPTSL
- the LOC125761530 gene encoding phosphatidylserine decarboxylase proenzyme, mitochondrial isoform X2 — translated: MAVFMPKYRLFSKAVNLKPNPRQWSARWTIVQRSIYGSRQLQQQPNTSATNHHNHHNHHHQHQQQFHHQSTTAAGGWLTWRGVFLRWTPIGICMVVAAKWHLHNRELDKKGLPRTAAKWQAKMYCSLPLRVMSRCWGWMADRKVPKPVRPMIYGLYSTTFGVKMEEAAADNFKEYRSLGEFFTRPLKEDARPLDPKTSFVSPCDGRILHFGTASTSQIEQVKGVSYSLEAFLGPPTWTKKDAPEMVEKVKKKSSPDSVLYQCVIYLAPGDYHRFHSPTLWKPELRRHFSGELLSVSPKIAGWIPGLFCLNERAVYIGKWKHGFFSYTAVGATNVGSVEIFMDEKLKTNKWVGLACGSHKKKEYDELEMPNDKYLDKGELVGQFRMGSTIVLIFEAPKEFKFNLFPGQRVKVGERLGTFEGTEETTEDPAEVKRAIESLDDTEPTSL